In Terriglobia bacterium, a single genomic region encodes these proteins:
- a CDS encoding type II toxin-antitoxin system HigB family toxin — MHVIAMSRLRGFWAVHPEAEMSLRTWFKQATKARWNNLAELHGQFPSADYVPPVYTIFDISHNKYRLITVIDYRLHTVWVHRILTPPEYDRWNP; from the coding sequence TCGCCATGAGCCGCTTGCGAGGGTTCTGGGCCGTCCATCCGGAAGCCGAAATGTCGCTGCGGACGTGGTTCAAACAGGCCACGAAGGCACGGTGGAACAATTTGGCGGAATTGCACGGGCAGTTTCCGAGCGCCGATTATGTGCCACCGGTTTACACGATTTTCGATATTTCGCACAACAAGTACCGGCTGATCACTGTGATCGATTACCGGTTGCACACTGTGTGGGTGCATCGCATCTTGACCCCTCCAGAGTACGACCGATGGAACCCTTAA